A stretch of Henckelia pumila isolate YLH828 chromosome 4, ASM3356847v2, whole genome shotgun sequence DNA encodes these proteins:
- the LOC140864473 gene encoding uncharacterized protein At4g26485-like isoform X1, whose product MAAIENAMLGREERWIKHYSSAHSILLVGEGDFSFSLCLAMAFRSATNIVATTLDSYDQLIQKYKNAETNVRYLEILGGTLIYEVDATSLNVYSDLQYQKFHRIIYNFPHVGFLGREDDPTLIDMHRKLVRGFFWDARRMLMVDGEIHINHKVAPPYNQWRIEDLACECDLFLVGLPVFSIKHYPGYQNKRGSGANCDMPFNLGACRTFKFKLYLGDERILEHRSTLGLIHKMPAEFQEVPILEQHQAPPPPLKRLHPLGYDHVPQLVKQQTSNILISNECHMVFAPYLKYVEETFGSETSHPLNQSVSEALKTGFRTYISSVPGATSSGYIGILEELRNLSIHRSEMLRQMLANQVHADPHI is encoded by the exons ATGGCAGCCATCGAAAATGCGATGTTGGGAAgggaagaaagatggataaagcACTATTCTTCGGCTCATTCCATCCTCTTGGTGGGAGAAGGGGACTTCTCTTTTTCACTGTGTTTGGCTATGGCTTTTCGCTCTGCAACTAACATCGTGGCCACCACTCTGGACTCTTATG ATCAACTGATTCAGAAATACAAGAATGCAGAAACTAATGTAAGGTATCTGGAAATCTTGGGTGGGACACTGATATATGAAGTGGATGCCACCAGCTTGAATGTTTACAGTGACCTTCAATACCAGAAATTTCACAGAATTATTTATAACTTCCCTCATGTTGGTTTCCTTGGTAGGGAAGACGATCCCACTCTTATCGA TATGCATAGGAAACTAGTCCGTGGATTCTTTTGGGATGCAAGAAGAATGCTGATGGTTGATGGTGAAATTCATATAAATCACAAAGTTGCGCCTCCATATAACCAGTGGAGGATTGAGGATCTTGCATGTGAGTGTGATTTGTTTCTTGTGGGGCTTCCTGTTTTCAGTATCAAGCACTATCCTGGATATCAAAACAAAAGAGGTTCGGGCGCCAATTGTGATATGCCGTTTAACCTTGGTGCGTGTAGAACCTTCAAATTCAAACTCTACCTTGGAGATGAGAGAATTCTGGAACATAGAAGTACATTGGGTTTGATTCACAAAATGCCTGCCGAGTTTCAAGAAGTTCCCATCTTGGAGCAGCATCAGGCACCACCACCACCGCTCAAGAGATTACATCCTTTGGGATATGATCATGTTCCTCAGCTTGTCAAACAACAAACGTCGAATATTCTTATATCTAACGAGTGTCATATGGTATTTGCTCCTTATCTCAAATATGTCGAGGAAACTTTCGGTAGTGAAACAAGCCATCCTCTGAATCAATCTGTTTCTGAAGCTCTGAAGACTGGATTTAGAACGTACATTTCCTCAGTTCCAGGCGCCACTTCGAGTGGTTATATTGGCATTTTGGAAGAGCTTCGTAATCTGAGCATTCATAGATCCGAAATGTTGAGACAGATGCTAGCAAATCAAGTACATGCTGATCCGCACATATGA
- the LOC140864473 gene encoding heavy metal-associated isoprenylated plant protein 41-like isoform X2 — translation MVPDQLIQKYKNAETNVRYLEILGGTLIYEVDATSLNVYSDLQYQKFHRIIYNFPHVGFLGREDDPTLIDMHRKLVRGFFWDARRMLMVDGEIHINHKVAPPYNQWRIEDLACECDLFLVGLPVFSIKHYPGYQNKRGSGANCDMPFNLGACRTFKFKLYLGDERILEHRSTLGLIHKMPAEFQEVPILEQHQAPPPPLKRLHPLGYDHVPQLVKQQTSNILISNECHMVFAPYLKYVEETFGSETSHPLNQSVSEALKTGFRTYISSVPGATSSGYIGILEELRNLSIHRSEMLRQMLANQVHADPHI, via the exons ATGGTACCAGATCAACTGATTCAGAAATACAAGAATGCAGAAACTAATGTAAGGTATCTGGAAATCTTGGGTGGGACACTGATATATGAAGTGGATGCCACCAGCTTGAATGTTTACAGTGACCTTCAATACCAGAAATTTCACAGAATTATTTATAACTTCCCTCATGTTGGTTTCCTTGGTAGGGAAGACGATCCCACTCTTATCGA TATGCATAGGAAACTAGTCCGTGGATTCTTTTGGGATGCAAGAAGAATGCTGATGGTTGATGGTGAAATTCATATAAATCACAAAGTTGCGCCTCCATATAACCAGTGGAGGATTGAGGATCTTGCATGTGAGTGTGATTTGTTTCTTGTGGGGCTTCCTGTTTTCAGTATCAAGCACTATCCTGGATATCAAAACAAAAGAGGTTCGGGCGCCAATTGTGATATGCCGTTTAACCTTGGTGCGTGTAGAACCTTCAAATTCAAACTCTACCTTGGAGATGAGAGAATTCTGGAACATAGAAGTACATTGGGTTTGATTCACAAAATGCCTGCCGAGTTTCAAGAAGTTCCCATCTTGGAGCAGCATCAGGCACCACCACCACCGCTCAAGAGATTACATCCTTTGGGATATGATCATGTTCCTCAGCTTGTCAAACAACAAACGTCGAATATTCTTATATCTAACGAGTGTCATATGGTATTTGCTCCTTATCTCAAATATGTCGAGGAAACTTTCGGTAGTGAAACAAGCCATCCTCTGAATCAATCTGTTTCTGAAGCTCTGAAGACTGGATTTAGAACGTACATTTCCTCAGTTCCAGGCGCCACTTCGAGTGGTTATATTGGCATTTTGGAAGAGCTTCGTAATCTGAGCATTCATAGATCCGAAATGTTGAGACAGATGCTAGCAAATCAAGTACATGCTGATCCGCACATATGA
- the LOC140866469 gene encoding uncharacterized protein At1g08160 has translation MRPLPPPPPYTPTLKQTKPSPLYQIVSSNQAKNHLDLSPEALPYSRKLRTREQPILRQPRRTNPIVWCGAILCLIFSVLLIFFGIATLIIFVAIKPKSPVFDTPAASLNAIYFDSPEILNGDIVFLANFSNPNRKLNVRFEYLYIELCFSENPIASQVLQPFSQNPGEARFLSVHLLSSLVHLPLNQSLELQKQEQGNRVVYNVKGTFRVRVKLGMVHYSYWLHGNCQLEMTSPPNGVLLTHSCRTKR, from the coding sequence ATGCGTCCCCTCCCACCACCACCCCCCTACACACCTACCCTCAAGCAAACAAAACCATCTCCTCTTTATCAAATTGTGTCATCTAACCAAGCCAAGAATCATCTGGATTTGTCACCAGAGGCTTTACCATATAGTAGAAAGCTCAGAACAAGAGAGCAACCGATTCTCCGGCAACCTCGAAGAACTAATCCAATTGTATGGTGTGGTGCAATCCTATGTTTGATATTTAGTGTACTTCTCATCTTCTTTGGTATTGCTACTTTAATCATTTTTGTCGCTATCAAACCGAAAAGTCCAGTTTTCGACACTCCAGCAGCAAGTCTTAATGCTATCTACTTCGATTCCCCAGAGATTCTAAATGGTGACATAGTATTTCTTGCTAATTTTTCGAACCCAAATCggaaattaaatgttagatTTGAGTACCTGTATATCGAGCTCTGTTTTTCAGAGAATCCGATAGCTAGCCAAGTTCTTCAACCCTTCAGTCAGAATCCTGGAGAAGCACGCTTTTTATCGGTCCATTTGCTATCAAGCTTGGTGCATCTGCCGCTAAACCAGTCTCTGGAACTTCAAAAGCAGGAGCAGGGGAACAGAGTTGTCTATAACGTAAAAGGGACTTTCAGAGTTAGAGTTAAACTGGGTATGGTTCATTACTCTTATTGGTTGCATGGGAATTGCCAGTTAGAGATGACGAGCCCACCTAATGGTGTATTATTAACCCACAGCTGCAGAACCAAGAGATAA
- the LOC140866697 gene encoding histone H4 yields MSGRGKGGKGLGKGGAKRHRKVLRDNIQGITKPAIRRLARRGGVKRISGLIYEETRGVLKIFLENVIRDAVTYTEHARRKTVTAMDVVYALKRQGRTLYGFGG; encoded by the coding sequence ATGTCTGGGAGAGGAAAAGGTGGCAAGGGTTTGGGAAAGGGTGGAGCAAAGCGACACCGCAAGGTTCTGAGAGACAATATCCAGGGCATCACCAAGCCGGCGATTCGGCGCCTGGCTCGTCGTGGTGGAGTTAAGCGCATCAGCGGCCTGATTTACGAGGAGACTCGTGGTGTACTCAAGATCTTCCTCGAGAATGTCATTCGTGATGCTGTTACTTATACTGAGCACGCTCGCCGCAAGACGGTGACGGCCATGGATGTCGTCTACGCGCTCAAGAGGCAAGGTCGCACTCTCTACGGCTTTGGAGGTTAA
- the LOC140865015 gene encoding uncharacterized protein, which translates to MPAHLRNHHFTFPNKNIFSYTFLLIITSSLLFSSCFCIDQQGQALLAWRNSLNASTNVLRSWNSLDQHPCKWFGIYCNSNGDVEKVILKEVNLQGPLPSTFQSLKFLNTLVLSSVNLTGTIPKEMGGYNELVVIDISDNAISGDVPVEICGLSKLQELSLNTNLLNGGIPFEIGNLSSLKSLMLFDNQLSGEIPKSIGKMSNLEVFRAGGNQNLKGELPWEIGNCSNLVVLGFAETGISGSLPSSIGMLKRLQTIAIYTSLLSGSIPESICNCSDMQNLYLHQNSITGSIPRRIGELKMLRNLLLWQNSIVGTIPSDIGSCSDLRIIDLSENLLTGSIPTSFGRVFGLEELQLSGNQLSGTIPTEVTNCTALTHLEVDNNGISGQIPAQIGKLTKLILFFAWKNNLTGSIPESLSNCENLQALDLSYNKLFGPIPRKIFALTNLTKLLLISNNLSGFIPPDVGNCTSLYRFRVSYNSLGGTVPLEIGNLKSLNFLDMGNNQLEGGIPPSISGCENLEFLDLHSNALMGPLPDEFPKNLQFVDVSDNRLTGTLSPKIGSLTELTKFSIGKNQFSGYIPSEIMSCNKLQLLDLGDNAFFGYIPRELGRLPSLEITLNLSCNRFTGEVPFEFSNLDKLGVLDLSYNKLSGTLEVLKNLQNLVSLNVSFNDFSGELPNTPFFHQLPPSDLAGNKNLYILNGVISPADSTQTSLHAKSTMMMAMTILVSTGVVLMLLGTYLLVRIHNDKAKSMEAKTWEITFYQKMEFSIDDMVQNLTPSNVIGTGSSGVVYKVTVPNGMTLAVKKMWSSDESKAFNSEIRTLSSIRHKNIVRLLGWGSNGTVKLLFYDYLPNGSLSSLLHGVGKGWAEWEARYEVILAVAHALEYLHHGCAVPIMHGDVKAMNVLLGPNMEPYLADFGLARFVNGETDPIGTSKQNQRPHLAGSYGYIAPEHASTQHVTEKSDVYSFGVVLLEVLTGRHPLDPTLPDGAHLVQWVHNHMQQSTHEPVDVLDQRLRGRSDTEIHEMLQTLAVAFLCLSTRPDDRPMMKDVVAMLTEIRHVDLVKPDNDILKGSVSGTHNTPPPKKMASQGSSSCSFDFSVDNV; encoded by the exons ATGCCTGCACACTTGAGAAATCACCACTTCACTTTTCCTAACAAGAATATCTTCTCTTACACCTTTCTACTTATTATCACAAgctctcttctcttctcttcttgTTTCTGCATTGACCAGCAGGGACAAGCTCTGTTAGCATGGAGGAATTCGTTGAATGCATCGACGAATGTTCTTCGATCTTGGAATTCTTTGGACCAACATCCCTGCAAATGGTTTGGGATATATTGCAACTCGAATGGAGATGTGGAGAAGGTAATCTTGAAAGAAGTAAACTTGCAAGGTCCATTGCCTTCTACTTTTCAATCCCTCAAGTTCTTGAACACTCTTGTTCTTTCATCTGTGAACCTAACCGGCACGATCCCAAAGGAGATGGGAGGCTACAATGAGCTGGTTGTGATTGATATAAGTGATAATGCGATATCCGGGGATGTTCCGGTTGAGATTTGCGGGTTAAGTAAGCTGCAAGAGTTGTCTCTCAATACCAATCTTTTGAATGGTGGCATTCCTTTTGAAATAGGAAATCTCTCCAGTCTTAAGAGTCTTATGCTCTTTGACAATCAGCTCAGCGGCGAGATTCCGAAGAGCATAGGGAAAATGAGCAATCTTGAGGTGTTTAGAGCAGGTGGGAATCAAAATCTCAAGGGTGAATTGCCTTGGGAGATTGGAAACTGCAGCAACTTGGTCGTGCTTGGCTTTGCTGAAACGGGGATTTCCGGTAGTTTACCGTCGTCGATAGGGATGCTGAAGAGGCTACAAACAATAGCAATATACACATCTTTGTTGTCTGGTTCCATCCCAGAGAGTATTTGCAATTGCAGTGATATGCAGAATTTGTACTTGCATCAAAATTCAATCACAGGTTCGATTCCAAGGCGAATAGGGGAGCTCAAAATGCTTCGGAACCTACTGCTATGGCAAAACAGCATTGTTGGCACAATACCATCAGATATAGGGAGCTGCAGTGATTTAAGGATCATAGATTTGTCTGAGAATCTGTTGACAGGAAGCATACCAACCAGTTTTGGACGCGTTTTCGGGCTCGAGGAACTGCAGCTGAGTGGCAATCAATTATCAGGTACCATACCCACGGAGGTAACAAACTGTACAGCTCTGACTCATTTGGAAGTTGATAACAATGGAATTTCAGGGCAAATCCCAGCTCAGATCGGCAAACTAACAAAGTTGATACTGTTTTTTGCCTGGAAGAACAACTTAACTGGCAGTATCCCAGAATCTTTATCTAATTGTGAGAATCTCCAAGCTCTTGATCTTTCTTACAATAAGCTCTTTGGTCCAATCCCAAGAAAGATTTTTGCATTAACAAACCTGACAAAACTTCTTTTAATTTCCAACAATTTGTCAGGATTTATACCACCTGACGTTGGAAACTGTACTAGTCTGTACAGGTTCAGGGTAAGCTATAATAGTCTGGGGGGTACTGTTCCATTAGAAATTGGAAACTtgaaaagtttaaattttttggaTATGGGTAACAATCAACTTGAGGGGGGAATTCCTCCTTCGATTTCTGGCTGCGAAAACCTTGAGTTTCTTGATCTTCACTCTAATGCACTCATGGGACCTTTGCCAGATGAGTTCCCCAAAAATCTGCAGTTTGTGGACGTTTCAGACAATAGGCTAACAGGCACACTCTCTCCTAAAATCGGTTCCCTAACCGAGCTAACCAAGTTTAGCATTGGCAAAAATCAGTTTTCTGGCTATATTCCATCTGAGATCATGTCCTGCAATAAGCTACAGTTACTTGATCTTGGAGACAATGCTTTTTTTGGTTATATTCCCAGAGAGTTGGGCCGACTTCCATCACTCGAAATCACCCTCAACCTAAGCTGTAACCGATTCACGGGCGAGGTTCCATTTGAATTTTCAAATCTTGACAAACTAGGAGTTCTTGATCTGTCCTACAACAAACTCTCAGGAACTCTTGAAGTTCTCAAAAACCTTCAAAACCTCGTCTCCCTCAACGTGTCGTTTAATGATTTCTCCGGTGAGTTGCCCAACACCCCATTCTTTCACCAGCTGCCTCCCAGCGACCTTGCAGGTAACAAAAATCTTTACATCCTCAATGGAGTCATCTCTCCAGCAGACAGCACACAGACTTCTCTACACGCCAAATCTACAATGATGATGGCTATGACAATCCTTGTCAGCACCGGTGTCGTGCTCATGCTGCTAGGTACATACTTATTGGTAAGAATCCACAATGACAAAGCTAAATCCATGGAAGCCAAAACTTGGGAGATTACATTTTATCAAAAGATGGAATTCTCAATAGATGACATGGTACAGAATCTCACACCTTCTAATGTCATTGGGACCGGAAGCTCTGGTGTCGTGTACAAGGTAACAGTGCCTAATGGGATGACATTAGCTGTGAAAAAGATGTGGTCATCTGATGAATCTAAAGCTTTTAATTCCGAAATCCGGACGCTTAGTTCAATCAGGCACAAGAACATTGTTCGGCTTCTAGGTTGGGGTTCCAACGGCACAGTAAAGTTGCTGTTTTACGATTATCTTCCAAATGGAAGTTTGAGTTCACTTCTTCATGGCGTCGGCAAGGGCTGGGCCGAGTGGGAGGCCAGATACGAGGTCATATTAGCAGTAGCGCATGCTCTTGAGTACTTGCATCACGGATGCGCTGTCCCTATCATGCATGGTGATGTCAAAGCCATGAATGTGCTTTTAGGCCCTAACATGGAGCCATATCTTGCTGACTTTGGGCTGGCAAGGTTTGTCAATGGTGAAACTGATCCTATAGGGACTTCAAAACAGAACCAAAGGCCTCATTTGGCTGGTTCTTATGGTTACATTGCACCAG AACATGCTTCGACGCAGCACGTCACAGAAAAGAGCGACGTCTACAGTTTTGGGGTCGTCCTCTTGGAGGTGCTGACAGGGAGGCACCCATTAGACCCAACATTGCCAGATGGTGCACATTTGGTTCAATGGGTTCACAACCACATGCAGCAGAGCACGCACGAACCAGTCGATGTCTTGGACCAAAGGCTAAGAGGAAGGAGTGACACTGAGATACATGAAATGCTACAAACACTGGCCGTCGCGTTCCTGTGCCTCAGCACACGTCCAGATGATCGTCCAATGATGAAAGATGTGGTAGCAATGCTAACAGAAATCCGGCACGTGGACCTTGTGAAACCGGACAACGACATCTTGAAGGGAAGCGTATCAGGCACTCATAATACACCTCCTCCTAAGAAGATGGCTTCTCAGGGGTCCTCTTCCTGCTCTTTTGATTTCTCTGTTGATAATGTATGA
- the LOC140865251 gene encoding protein transport protein sft2 isoform X1 — MQNWFSGGVRENEIQQKPSSSLLADWNSYAASKSPDESSSGGSLVGVFDIESAVRSANDTVSGTFSVVSKGVRDIPGNFQSATSYIPSGKALVYFGLFLASGVFFVFIAFSLFLPVIALVPQKFAICFTIGCAFIIGSFFALKGPKNQFDHMTSKERLPFTLAFIGCMVGTIYVSMVLHSYLLSLSFSLFQVLALAYYAISYFPGGSSGMKFLLSYLTSSIMKCFGSS, encoded by the exons ATGCAGAATTGGTTTTCAGGGGGTGTTCGTGAGAATGAAATCCAGCAGAAGCCCTCCTCCTCTCTGCTGGCGGATTGGAATTCGTACGCAGCCTCCAAATCCCCCGACGAGAGTAGCAGCGGCGGCTCTCTCGTCGGTGTGTTCGACATCGAATCCGCTGTCAGATCCGCTAACGACACCGTCTCCGGCACCTTCAGTGT GGTTTCTAAAGGAGTAAGAGATATACCAGGAAATTTCCAGTCCGCCACTAGTTACATCCCTTCAGGGAAAGCACTCGTGTATTTTGGCTTATTCTTGGCTAGTGGAGTCTTCTTTGTGTTCATAGCATTCAGTTTATTTCTTCCGGTCATTGCGTTGGTGCCTCAGAAGTTTGCTATCTGTTTTACTATTGGTTGTGCCTTCATCATCGGGTCCTTTTTTGCCCTCAAAGGTCCAAAGAATCAGTTTGACCACATGACATCAAAGGAG AGGCTTCCTTTTACGTTAGCATTCATTGGCTGCATGGTTGGGACCATTTATGTCTCTATGGTACTTCATAGTTATCTTCTATCTCTGTCCTTTTCTTTGTTTCAG GTCCTGGCACTAGCATACTATGCTATCTCTTACTTTCCTGGTGGATCTTCTGGGATGAAGTTTCTTTTATCGTATTTGACGTCTTCTATTATGAAGTGCTTTGGCAG TTCTTAA
- the LOC140865251 gene encoding protein transport protein sft2 isoform X2: MQNWFSGGVRENEIQQKPSSSLLADWNSYAASKSPDESSSGGSLVGVFDIESAVRSANDTVSGTFSVVSKGVRDIPGNFQSATSYIPSGKALVYFGLFLASGVFFVFIAFSLFLPVIALVPQKFAICFTIGCAFIIGSFFALKGPKNQFDHMTSKERLPFTLAFIGCMVGTIYVSMVLHSYLLSLSFSLFQVLALAYYAISYFPGGSSGMKFLLSYLTSSIMKCFGR; the protein is encoded by the exons ATGCAGAATTGGTTTTCAGGGGGTGTTCGTGAGAATGAAATCCAGCAGAAGCCCTCCTCCTCTCTGCTGGCGGATTGGAATTCGTACGCAGCCTCCAAATCCCCCGACGAGAGTAGCAGCGGCGGCTCTCTCGTCGGTGTGTTCGACATCGAATCCGCTGTCAGATCCGCTAACGACACCGTCTCCGGCACCTTCAGTGT GGTTTCTAAAGGAGTAAGAGATATACCAGGAAATTTCCAGTCCGCCACTAGTTACATCCCTTCAGGGAAAGCACTCGTGTATTTTGGCTTATTCTTGGCTAGTGGAGTCTTCTTTGTGTTCATAGCATTCAGTTTATTTCTTCCGGTCATTGCGTTGGTGCCTCAGAAGTTTGCTATCTGTTTTACTATTGGTTGTGCCTTCATCATCGGGTCCTTTTTTGCCCTCAAAGGTCCAAAGAATCAGTTTGACCACATGACATCAAAGGAG AGGCTTCCTTTTACGTTAGCATTCATTGGCTGCATGGTTGGGACCATTTATGTCTCTATGGTACTTCATAGTTATCTTCTATCTCTGTCCTTTTCTTTGTTTCAG GTCCTGGCACTAGCATACTATGCTATCTCTTACTTTCCTGGTGGATCTTCTGGGATGAAGTTTCTTTTATCGTATTTGACGTCTTCTATTATGAAGTGCTTTGGCAGGTGA